Proteins encoded by one window of Mariniplasma anaerobium:
- a CDS encoding mechanosensitive ion channel family protein, which translates to MKKQEKEKTSNLDLHKWIVLGIIIIFILIGSLANILFPDSAFATIIDSSIGKFFDVVSLFKNNYINILESIAVILFIGILYYVISVLIKLLTKNNTRKETIGILIISMTKFAFMVIALILVLSAWNVPTPTLLAGAGIAGLAISFGAQGLLEDVFAGLSIIFEKQFVVGNFVEVGDFRGEVLEIGPRNTRIKNIYGNILIIANSDIREIVNLSEELSFAISEVSIEYSADLDKVEDIIKQNLPLIKEKIPQIVQGPIYDGVDQLGDSAVIVRVIAHCEEKDRLKVRRLLNKELKILLDKNGITIPFPQLVIHQGNQNKE; encoded by the coding sequence ATGAAAAAACAAGAAAAAGAAAAAACAAGTAATTTAGATTTACACAAATGGATAGTTTTAGGTATCATCATTATATTTATCTTGATTGGAAGTCTAGCAAATATTTTATTTCCAGATAGTGCTTTTGCAACTATTATCGATAGTTCAATTGGAAAATTTTTTGATGTTGTGAGTCTTTTTAAAAACAACTATATCAATATTTTAGAAAGTATCGCAGTCATATTATTTATAGGTATCTTATATTATGTGATTTCAGTACTTATTAAATTACTCACAAAAAACAATACTAGAAAAGAAACCATTGGCATTCTGATCATATCAATGACAAAATTTGCGTTTATGGTCATTGCCTTAATTCTTGTGTTGTCTGCTTGGAATGTTCCAACACCAACACTATTAGCTGGAGCTGGGATTGCTGGCTTAGCTATATCATTTGGAGCTCAAGGTTTACTAGAAGATGTTTTTGCAGGGTTATCAATCATCTTTGAGAAACAATTTGTTGTCGGTAATTTTGTTGAAGTCGGTGATTTTAGAGGTGAAGTTTTAGAAATTGGTCCTAGAAACACAAGAATAAAAAATATTTATGGTAATATATTGATTATCGCAAATTCTGATATAAGAGAAATCGTTAATCTTTCTGAAGAACTATCTTTTGCAATCTCTGAAGTGTCCATTGAATATAGTGCAGATCTTGATAAAGTTGAAGATATTATTAAACAAAATCTTCCATTGATTAAGGAAAAAATTCCACAAATTGTGCAAGGCCCTATTTATGATGGTGTTGATCAACTAGGAGATTCAGCTGTTATTGTACGTGTGATTGCACATTGTGAAGAAAAAGATCGCCTAAAAGTTAGACGACTTTTAAATAAAGAATTAAAGATTCTATTAGATAAAAATGGCATCACTATACCATTTCCTCAACTTGTTATTCACCAAGGAAATCAAAATAAAGAATAA